The sequence TCGCCCCCGCGTAGCGGAGTCAGATGGCCAGCGGCGGGATCGCCGTGCGCGGCACCTTCACCGAGGTGGCGCCGGAGCTCATCGGCAGCAGCTCGCCCGGCGCGAAGTAGAAGATCACGTCGTCGTTGGTGATGGCGAAGTTCTGATAGTGCGCCGGGTCCATCCCCGAGCCCGACGAGATCAGGATTGCCGGCACTCCGGTCTGGCGCTCAAGGTCGCGCTGCACCACCGGAAAGATCGCTTCCAGCGGCTTGCTGTTGGGCGCGAACAGGGTCTCGAAGGTGATCGGCTTACGGGTCGCCAGGTCGTAGTTGAACGACTGGTACCAGGTCGACGGTTGGGGGCCGCCGAGGTCTTGGAAGATCTTCAACACGACGCTCTGGGTGCCCTTGGGGGCCTGACCCGAACGGTGCTGCTCGGACGTGGCATCCATTTCGTAGGGCATGTCCCGCGATCCGGGTGACTTGGCCACGGTCAAGAACCCGTCGCGGTTCTGAACCAGATAGTCGGTCAAAGTCTGCTGGTCGGGGTAGTCGACCGGAAATCGCATGTCCAGGGTGTAGTTGGCGTTGGACGAGTGCACGTGGCATTGCCCGGACTCGAGCGTGCCGCCCAGTTCGGCACAGGGCGAGACCGCGCCCGCCGAGGGGATACCGGTCATACCCAGCCAGCTGCCCACTGCACCGCCCGCCAACAGGGCGGCCACCAGAATGCGCATTGTCGGTTTGTCTCGCTTTGTCTCGCCTTGCCGCAGCAAGCAGGAATGGCCCCGAAGACGACAGCCTACCGGGCGCCTCACCGCGACGGACGGCAGACGAACGCAATAGCCCGCGCCGCCGGCCCCGTCCCGACCCGGGTGATCACGACCGACAGGGCCTGTGACCCGCGCAGCCGCAACCGGCGGCGCAGACCGTCGGGATCGGCCTGCACGTCGCGTACGCCCCGCACCAGGATTTCCAGGGCACCGCAGTCGCGGGCCGCCAGCGCCTGACCAAGGCGTTTTTCGTTGTAGGCCAGCGTTTCGAGTACCTCGAATCCGCGCACCCCGTCCGGCAGCTGGTCACCGGACAGGTAGGCGATATCGGGGTCGAGCTGCCACAGCCCGTGCCGGGCGCCGTACTGGCGGACCAGGCCGGCCCGCACCACCGCCCCGTCGGGGTCGATGAGCCAGCGCCCCGCCGGCCGCACGTCGCAGTCGGCCGGTTCGGCGTCGGTGATCTGCTCGTCGCGGTCCAGGATCGTTGCCCGCCGGCGCACCCCGGTTTCGGCCAGGCCGGGCGACCACAGGCAGGCTTCTCGCACCGACGTGCGCCACGAGGTGATTTCGATCTCGCCTTGAAACCCCAGCAGCCCAACCTTGTCGAAATCGATTCCGGGAGCGACCTTTACCACGACGTCACGGTCGCGGTAGACGTCGAGCAACCGGTCCAGGGCGGGCTGGTAGTCGGTCGGGTCGAAACGACGCCGCCCGCCGCCGCGCCGGCCGGGGTCGGCCAGCACCACCGTGTCGCGGCTGACCGGCGCCAGCGCATCCGCGCGAACAACGGCGGCCCCGCTCACGTTGTGGCGCGCCATCGCCAGCCGCACGGGGTCCAGGTCGCTGCCCAGAACCCGATCCGACACCTCCGACAGCGCCGCCAGCTCGGTACCGACCGAACAGGTCACGTCATGCACGACGGCACCCGGTGCCGCGGCTGCGATCCGGCGGGCCCGATGCCGTGCCACCGGTGCGGCACTGGCCTGCTGCAGCGCCTCGTCGGTGAACAGCCAACCCGACGTCTCGGCCAGCTCGGCCAGCTTGGCCGCGGCACGCCGGCGCAACAGGACGGTCTCGACCAGCGCGGCTGTCCGCTCGCCGAAGCGGCCGCGCAGCGCGGCGATGTCGGCCAGCCGGGTGGCGTCGGTCAGCGCGAAGCCCGCGACCTCGGCCAGGGCGGCAACACCGACCGGCGAGCTCAGGTAGCCGACGTCGTCGGTGCGGAACTCTAGGACGGCTTAACCCCGGTGACCATCACGTTGTAGAACCAGCCCTTGGGCACCACGCGGCTCAGCACGTTGGCGTCCACCCAGCTCAAGGCCGTCCAGCTGCGGAAGGCGAACCGCGCCCAGCCCCATCCGAGCTTGCCCGGTGGGACCGTCGACTCGAAGGTCCGCACCGGCCAGCCCAGCATGGCGGCGGTGAACTCTTCGCTGGCGGTGCGCACATCGACCGCGCCGGCGTTGGTCGCCATCCGCTCCAGATCGCTCGGCTCGAAGGTGTGCAGGTCCACGATCCATTCCAGGGCGGCCGCCCGCGAGTTCTCGTCCAGCTCCTCCTGCGGCCGACGCCAGGAGCCCATCCCGGGCAGCTTCATCGCGGCGACCGTGGTCTTCCAGGTCAGGTCGGCCAGCCGGCGGGCGTAGAAGTTGCCGACCGTGGTGGGCTCGCCGGCGAAGACGAACCGGCCGCCGGGCTTGAGCACCCGGACCACCTCGCGCAGCGACAGTTCGACGTCGGGAATGTGGTGCAGCACCGCGTGGCCGACCACCAGGTCGAAGGTGTTGTCCTCATACGGGATGCCCTCGGCGTCGGCGACCCGCCCGTCGACGTCCAGTCCGAGGGCCTGGCCGTTGCGGGTGGCGACCTTGACCATGCCGGGCGAAAGGTCGGTGACCGAGCCGCGCCGCGCCACCCCGGCCTGCATCAGATTGAGCAGGAAGAACCCCGTGCCGCAGCCGAGTTCCAGCGCCCGGTCATACGGAAGCTTGTCCCGGTCGGCAGCAGGCACGATCACGTCGAAGCGGCCCCGGGCGTAGTCGATGCAGCGCTCGTCGTAGGAGATCGACCACTTCTCGTCGTACTGCTCGGCCTCCCAGTCGTGGTAGAGCACCTGGGCGAGCTTGCTGTCGTGCCGAGCCGCCTCCACCTGTTCGGCGGTGGCGTGCGGGTTCGGCGTCGGGTCCGTACTGGTCATGGTAGGTCAGCCTAGCGGGGACTGCGAGCACGACGAAGTCGGGCGCTGCAGGTCACCGCCATCGGCACAGCGGTGCTCTCTGCAGCGCGAAGCCGGGCGCAGCGAGGGGAAACGCCGCGCCCGGCTTGGCTGCTGCTGCTGTGACTCAGGCCGCCAAGGACGCCAGCGCGTCGCCCAGCACATCGCCTGCGCCGCTACCCGCGACATCGCCCAGGGCACCGGTGATGGTGTCGAACACCGCCTGCGGGAACTCTACGAGCGCCGAGAAGACGTCGCTGAAGCCGGTCTGCAACGCAGCGAGGATCTCGGAGGGGTCGCCACCCAGTAGGGCTTCCCAGATGTGCCAGCTCGCCATCTGTGGCGCGGTGACCAGGTCACGGAAGTCGACGAACAGCCCGGTGAGCAGGCCCGGGTTCTCCGCCACCTCTGTTCCATTCCAGCTGACCAGCGTCCAGCCGTCGGTCGGGTTGCCTTCGACCACGACCTGGCCGGTGTTGGGGAGCCCGCGGTCACCGGCGAGCGTCTCCAAGAACAGCCCCCAATCGGGGTTCTTGACGTTCATCATCGTCCACGCCATGATCGCCGCGCCGTGCGAAAATGCCACGTCGGTCCCGGTGCTGTCGGGGTCTGCCGTACTGGCGTCGTAGATGGTCTGAATGGCGCCACTGTAGTTGTCCTGGAACGCCATCCCGTTGGGGTTGATGCTCGAACCCAGCATCGGCACCCAGTATGCCCCGGTCATCCACGCGATGGTGGGCAGGAGATAGAGGAGGCCGGGAAGGGTGCCGCTCTGTCCTTCCAGCCACCCGGCATTGATCTCACCGAGCCCGGACAGGATCTGGCTCGGGTCGAGCAGCGGGGTCGGGCCTCCCGGGATCTGGTCGTAGTTGTTGTTGCCCAGCAGCAACTGGACCAGCGACCACGCCGTCTGCTGGGCCCGCAGGAAGTCCGAGGCGTAGACGCGGGCGATGTCGTTGTCGCCGCCGTTGTACAGCTGCTCGCCGACAGTGATCGCCTGCTGCTCGCCGAGTTCAGTCAGTGGAGCACCCGGCGCCGTCGTCCCGATGTAGTCCGTCACGTTCTCCGTCGATTGCCCGTGCCGGACCAGATCGAGCAGGATGTCCGTTGCGGTCAGCTGGATGTTCGGCAAATGGACGGCGGGCAGCGGCCCGGCTATCGGAGCCACCGGGCCGACAGCAACGAGGCCAGCACCAACGAGGGCGACTCCGGCGGTGATCCACGGGCGAGTGTGGTGCATGACCTTCTCCTTCAGCGAGTCCGTAGCTTCCGTTACGCTCCGACGCGTAGCGCAATACTTCGCTGAAAATATCCCGTTGGTTTTCCTATGTCAATGCTTAATCCGCTGGATTCATGCGGCGGTCCCAGCGTCGCCTCTCCTCCGTCGAGCCTCGCTGAACCGCCGGGTTCATGCGACAGCGCGCTAGCCGCTCAGCGCGCCGGTGATGGTGTCGATCACGGCCTGCGGGAACGCCGTGATGGCCCCGAGGACCTGGTCGAACCCGGTCTGCAGGGCGGCCGCGATTTCGGCCTGGTCCCCGCCCTGCAGCGCCTCCAGGATGTGCCACGTCGCGATCTGCGGCGCGACGTTCAAGTCCCGCCAGTCGACGAAGAGCCCGGTGAGCAGGTCCGGGGTCGCCGAGACCTCGTGACCGCCCCAGCTGACCAGCGTCCAGCCGTCGGTGGGGTTGCCTTCGATGACGACCTGGCCGGTGTTGTCCAGCGGAGTGTGAGTCTCGAGTAGTTCGGAGAGGACCAGCCCGAAGTCGGGGTTCTTGACGTTCATCAACGTCCAGATCGCGATCGTGCCGGCGTGGGCGAACGCTACGTCGCTCAGCGAGCCCTCCGGGTCGGAGACGGTGTTGTTGTAAATGGCGTCGATCGCGTCGGAGACGCGATCGTTGAAAGCCACCCCGTTGGGGTCGATCGTGGATCCCAGCATCGGCACCCAGTACTGACCCAAGGCCCACAGGAACGTCGGTAGGGCGTAGGCGATCTCGGTGAGGATGTTGAGGTCCTGCCCGTCGAACCATCCCGCATTGATCTCGTTGAGCCCGGCGAGGATCGTCAGCGGTGTGTCCGGAGCGCCTGCGGCGCTCAGCCACCCGCCGGCGGTTTCCTGCGCGCGGAGGAACTCGGATGCGTAGATCCCGCTGTAGAAGTCGGGGGCGGCAAGGTGCAGCGGGTTGGCGTCGTCGGCAAGGTAGGCG is a genomic window of Mycolicibacter heraklionensis containing:
- a CDS encoding esterase, translated to MRILVAALLAGGAVGSWLGMTGIPSAGAVSPCAELGGTLESGQCHVHSSNANYTLDMRFPVDYPDQQTLTDYLVQNRDGFLTVAKSPGSRDMPYEMDATSEQHRSGQAPKGTQSVVLKIFQDLGGPQPSTWYQSFNYDLATRKPITFETLFAPNSKPLEAIFPVVQRDLERQTGVPAILISSGSGMDPAHYQNFAITNDDVIFYFAPGELLPMSSGATSVKVPRTAIPPLAI
- a CDS encoding THUMP-like domain-containing protein, whose amino-acid sequence is MSSPVGVAALAEVAGFALTDATRLADIAALRGRFGERTAALVETVLLRRRAAAKLAELAETSGWLFTDEALQQASAAPVARHRARRIAAAAPGAVVHDVTCSVGTELAALSEVSDRVLGSDLDPVRLAMARHNVSGAAVVRADALAPVSRDTVVLADPGRRGGGRRRFDPTDYQPALDRLLDVYRDRDVVVKVAPGIDFDKVGLLGFQGEIEITSWRTSVREACLWSPGLAETGVRRRATILDRDEQITDAEPADCDVRPAGRWLIDPDGAVVRAGLVRQYGARHGLWQLDPDIAYLSGDQLPDGVRGFEVLETLAYNEKRLGQALAARDCGALEILVRGVRDVQADPDGLRRRLRLRGSQALSVVITRVGTGPAARAIAFVCRPSR
- a CDS encoding class I SAM-dependent methyltransferase — protein: MTSTDPTPNPHATAEQVEAARHDSKLAQVLYHDWEAEQYDEKWSISYDERCIDYARGRFDVIVPAADRDKLPYDRALELGCGTGFFLLNLMQAGVARRGSVTDLSPGMVKVATRNGQALGLDVDGRVADAEGIPYEDNTFDLVVGHAVLHHIPDVELSLREVVRVLKPGGRFVFAGEPTTVGNFYARRLADLTWKTTVAAMKLPGMGSWRRPQEELDENSRAAALEWIVDLHTFEPSDLERMATNAGAVDVRTASEEFTAAMLGWPVRTFESTVPPGKLGWGWARFAFRSWTALSWVDANVLSRVVPKGWFYNVMVTGVKPS
- a CDS encoding histidine phosphatase family protein, coding for MHHTRPWITAGVALVGAGLVAVGPVAPIAGPLPAVHLPNIQLTATDILLDLVRHGQSTENVTDYIGTTAPGAPLTELGEQQAITVGEQLYNGGDNDIARVYASDFLRAQQTAWSLVQLLLGNNNYDQIPGGPTPLLDPSQILSGLGEINAGWLEGQSGTLPGLLYLLPTIAWMTGAYWVPMLGSSINPNGMAFQDNYSGAIQTIYDASTADPDSTGTDVAFSHGAAIMAWTMMNVKNPDWGLFLETLAGDRGLPNTGQVVVEGNPTDGWTLVSWNGTEVAENPGLLTGLFVDFRDLVTAPQMASWHIWEALLGGDPSEILAALQTGFSDVFSALVEFPQAVFDTITGALGDVAGSGAGDVLGDALASLAA
- a CDS encoding histidine phosphatase family protein encodes the protein MQSAALRPWTTAAVALLGAGAIAAGPVVMPQAGAVAVDILLAAQDITLDLVRHGQSVDNAEGILGTLPPGAPLTELGEQQAAYLADDANPLHLAAPDFYSGIYASEFLRAQETAGGWLSAAGAPDTPLTILAGLNEINAGWFDGQDLNILTEIAYALPTFLWALGQYWVPMLGSTIDPNGVAFNDRVSDAIDAIYNNTVSDPEGSLSDVAFAHAGTIAIWTLMNVKNPDFGLVLSELLETHTPLDNTGQVVIEGNPTDGWTLVSWGGHEVSATPDLLTGLFVDWRDLNVAPQIATWHILEALQGGDQAEIAAALQTGFDQVLGAITAFPQAVIDTITGALSG